The region ATGCGTAGTCCGGGTCGGCGATCTTTTGGTTCCATACAACCCGTGGTGAACACCACGACCAGGGCCACGAGCCAGACATTGAAAGTCCGATTATTCATATTCCCTCCCTCCGACGAAACCTCCACAGCAGCTGTGAAATCGGTCACTCTCGGAATACTCGGCAATGCAGTCATCTATAACTAGATGCCCTCACTGACAGGGGAACCGGAAAGGGACCACGGCGACTCCCCATCCGATTGCACCCTCATCGCGATACTCCTTTGTTGACTCCGGTCCCGCTGTATTGTTCAGACTACAATGTCTCTATTTTGGATGAAAGCAACGCAGGCAGAACCGCATTGAACGTAGTGTCTCTTACAGCACTGGCAATGGTGGCATTCGCCGCCAATTCAGTCTTGTGCCGACTCGCGTTGGGTGCTGAGTCGATAGATGCAGCCTCCTTTGCGACCGTCCGCGTCGCGGCTGGCGCGCTCGTCCTTGCAGCGCTGATGGCACCACGATGGCGAAAGCAGGGGCGATCATCGGCCGACTGGCGAATGGTCATCATGCTGTTCGGCTATATGGCCTTTTTCTCGTTCGCCTATATCACGTTGAGCGCCGGGACCGGTGCTCTGATTCTGTTTGCGGCCGTCCAGTTGACGATGTTTGCGATAGCACTGCGGTCCGGTGAGCGCTTCAATGTTGTGTCCTGGTGCGCACTCATCGTTGCTTTTGCCGGCTTGGTGTATCTGGTCTCCCCGGGCGTTACAGCGCCGGATTCGATTGGCGCCATGCTCATGGCTGTCGCCGGCGTCGCGTGGGGCATCTACTCAATTCTCGGCAGAAGCGTCGCCGACCCGCTGGAAGCGACAGCAAACAATTTTATCTTTTGCGTACCACTGGTGCTCGCGGTGAGTTGGGCCTTCCGTGCGGATTTCCACGCTACGTTCGGCGGAATAGGCCTAGCTGCTGCGTCCGGCGGTATCGCATCTGGTATCGGTTATGCGATCTGGTTCAAGGCACTTCCAGGGCTGGCCGCAATGCGCGCAGCCACCGTACAGTTGTCTGTTCCCGCGATTGCCGCACTGGGCGGCGTCATGTTCTTGGCCGAGGAAGTAAGCGCTCGGCTGGTGATCGCTTCGGCCGCAACCCTCGGCGGCGTGTGGGTGGTGCTCGCGCACCGGGCTAAAGCTCCAGACTAACGGCTATATCAATCCTCAGCGAAGCGCGGATTAGGGACCGCAGCCCGAATGCGGAGCTGACGGTCAAACCCTCCTCCAAGAAAACACCCACCACCAGTCCCGCCACTCGGCGCATTTCCATTACCCGGGACGGCCTCTACAACTAGATGCCTTCACTGACGAGTAATAAAGATTGCCGCCTCAGACCCAACAGAAGCCCTCGCCACCGCACCGAATCGGCGACCACAGGGTCTCAAATGCGATTCTGTGCCGCCAAGCCGTTTCCCCCGCTGCTACTATGCTGCGAAGGCTGCTGCTTGCGCGGTCGAAGGCTCGCGGCCTAAGGTAGTTTAGGCCGCACAGGTCACTCCGCGATCTAGTCCACTCGAGAGAAGGACACTATGAAAGCTCAACCGTTCGTTGTGACACCTACAGACTACGATACCGCCTTGAATGTGCTCGGAACCAAGGTGACCGTGCTCGCGTCAAACGCAGCGACGCAAGCGTATGAGATCACCCTGCAGCAAGGCGACGAGGGAACAGGCCCACCACCTCATAGCCACAACTGGGACGAGTCCTTCTATGTCCTCAAGGGCACAGTCGAGTTCACCTGCGCGGAGAAGACCGTATTGTGT is a window of Myxococcales bacterium DNA encoding:
- a CDS encoding cupin domain-containing protein; translation: MKAQPFVVTPTDYDTALNVLGTKVTVLASNAATQAYEITLQQGDEGTGPPPHSHNWDESFYVLKGTVEFTCAEKTVLCVPGTLVHVPAGTVHSFRYGDDGGEVLELTGQGGLATQMFTAVSKEIPPGPPEIPKLLEVLQRNGVTVAG
- a CDS encoding DMT family transporter, with amino-acid sequence MDESNAGRTALNVVSLTALAMVAFAANSVLCRLALGAESIDAASFATVRVAAGALVLAALMAPRWRKQGRSSADWRMVIMLFGYMAFFSFAYITLSAGTGALILFAAVQLTMFAIALRSGERFNVVSWCALIVAFAGLVYLVSPGVTAPDSIGAMLMAVAGVAWGIYSILGRSVADPLEATANNFIFCVPLVLAVSWAFRADFHATFGGIGLAAASGGIASGIGYAIWFKALPGLAAMRAATVQLSVPAIAALGGVMFLAEEVSARLVIASAATLGGVWVVLAHRAKAPD